In Candidatus Methanomethylophilus alvi Mx1201, a genomic segment contains:
- a CDS encoding magnesium transporter CorA family protein, with product MIRIYTNSEGGIVETDSPGPGTWTRITAPTDEELRTESERSGMDLSILTAATDADEISRWEPYDEGTCMIVDIPYMRDDGQFDTLPLAMIITRDRIITVCRISSGIQEHFIETNKNLDLDDRYGFIIRLLFTISKTYQQDLREINLRRKNIEEKIDDGVDDKDIVAIHKLENSLVYFVTSLKGCNIVLDLIKRNSEEKLSKQNKELLRNVVIENQQAIEMASIYREVMNSTSGMLSSMMGNRLNSTIRWLTVITFLLSIPMIVSGIYGMNIDLPGQNAGSAFIWLMTGIILICLGTGVWLKKKRFF from the coding sequence ATGATCCGCATATACACCAACTCCGAAGGAGGTATCGTGGAGACCGATTCCCCCGGACCTGGTACATGGACCAGGATAACGGCTCCGACGGATGAAGAGCTCCGTACAGAATCCGAAAGATCGGGCATGGACCTATCCATCCTCACCGCTGCCACGGATGCGGACGAGATCTCCCGCTGGGAGCCATACGATGAAGGCACATGCATGATCGTCGATATCCCATACATGCGGGATGACGGTCAATTCGATACGCTGCCGCTGGCTATGATAATCACAAGAGACCGCATCATAACCGTATGCAGGATCAGCAGCGGGATCCAAGAACATTTCATAGAGACCAATAAGAACCTGGATCTCGACGACAGATACGGATTCATAATCCGCCTTCTTTTCACAATATCCAAAACATATCAGCAGGATCTGCGGGAGATCAATCTCCGTCGTAAGAACATAGAGGAAAAGATAGACGACGGGGTTGACGACAAAGACATAGTGGCCATCCACAAACTGGAAAACAGTCTCGTCTACTTCGTCACATCCCTGAAAGGATGCAACATAGTTCTGGATCTGATAAAGCGTAACTCGGAGGAGAAACTGAGCAAACAGAACAAAGAGCTCCTCCGCAACGTAGTCATAGAGAATCAACAGGCCATAGAAATGGCATCCATATATCGCGAGGTCATGAACAGCACGAGCGGGATGCTCTCATCCATGATGGGAAACAGACTCAATTCCACCATAAGGTGGCTCACAGTGATCACGTTCCTCCTGTCGATACCCATGATCGTATCTGGGATCTATGGGATGAATATCGATCTCCCGGGCCAGAACGCCGGATCCGCGTTCATATGGCTGATGACGGGGATCATACTGATCTGTCTCGGCACGGGAGTTTGGCTGAAAAAGAAGAGATTCTTCTGA
- a CDS encoding tRNA (N(6)-L-threonylcarbamoyladenosine(37)-C(2))-methylthiotransferase, which yields MRYFVESYGCTMNYGEGEELAERMDALGHIRVLSADEADIVILNTCTVVDTTEKRMIKRMNELKAAGKQVIVTGCMAKVQAGRVMVRLPGSLIIPPEDYDGFSDAVSKMYGCGTPIVQKRSPVTAIIPIAQGCRGNCTYCITRFARGTLRSYSPEGIKERFDRFIDSGVKEVLITAQDTGCYGRDIGTDLGDLIRKLLEKDGEYRIRIGMMNPNSLRPVLNSVLDVFEDERMYRFLHIPVQSGSDHVLDMMSRHYTSEDFFSLIDAIRERYPDMSIATDLISGFPGESNEDHEESVALIRRLRADTVNITRFSPRPGTEAFGMPQINGRISKERSTELTEVKNATENDVNTNMIGRTYRALVSETSADGSVIARTGNYRPVVIKEDIPLGTFINATVTDCRPTYLLGKST from the coding sequence ATGAGATACTTCGTAGAATCGTACGGCTGTACGATGAACTACGGAGAGGGAGAGGAACTGGCCGAGCGTATGGATGCGCTCGGCCACATCCGTGTCCTCTCCGCCGACGAGGCGGACATAGTTATCCTCAACACCTGCACCGTGGTAGACACTACGGAAAAGCGGATGATCAAGAGGATGAACGAGCTCAAGGCGGCCGGAAAACAGGTCATCGTCACCGGGTGCATGGCCAAGGTGCAGGCGGGAAGGGTGATGGTACGCCTCCCCGGATCGCTGATCATACCTCCGGAGGATTATGATGGTTTCTCGGATGCCGTATCCAAGATGTATGGGTGCGGAACACCCATCGTACAGAAGCGTTCTCCGGTGACGGCCATCATCCCCATCGCACAGGGCTGCAGAGGGAACTGCACATACTGCATAACCAGATTCGCCAGGGGGACCCTTAGGAGTTATTCTCCCGAGGGGATCAAGGAACGTTTCGACAGATTCATCGACTCCGGAGTCAAGGAGGTCCTGATCACAGCACAGGACACCGGATGCTACGGCCGTGACATAGGAACGGATCTGGGAGACCTCATACGCAAACTCCTGGAGAAGGACGGGGAGTACCGCATAAGGATAGGCATGATGAACCCCAACAGCCTGAGGCCAGTGTTGAACAGCGTCCTGGACGTTTTCGAAGATGAGAGGATGTACCGCTTCCTCCACATCCCTGTACAGAGCGGCAGCGACCATGTTTTGGATATGATGAGCAGGCACTACACCTCGGAGGACTTCTTCTCCTTGATCGACGCCATACGCGAAAGATACCCCGACATGAGCATTGCCACGGATCTGATATCCGGATTCCCGGGTGAAAGCAATGAGGATCATGAGGAAAGTGTCGCCCTCATCAGGAGACTCAGGGCGGACACCGTCAACATAACCCGCTTCTCGCCCAGACCGGGCACGGAGGCGTTCGGAATGCCCCAGATAAACGGAAGGATCTCGAAGGAGCGGTCCACGGAACTCACGGAGGTGAAGAATGCCACCGAGAACGATGTGAACACGAACATGATCGGCAGGACATATCGTGCGCTGGTGTCGGAAACCTCGGCAGACGGATCCGTCATAGCGCGTACGGGGAACTACCGCCCCGTCGTAATAAAGGAGGATATCCCCCTTGGAACGTTCATCAATGCTACGGTCACGGACTGCCGCCCCACATACCTCCTTGGAAAAAGCACTTGA
- a CDS encoding translation initiation factor IF-2 subunit beta produces MEENDYLAMLDRAKSQLPDQIEQHERFELPELDIIQEGKITIFKNFIDVTDKLRRDPQHLLQYLLKELGTPGNLEGRRVVFKAKISTSHIDEKIKDYTETYVICSECGRPDTHIEKEDRTFILVCEACGARRPIMVRKAAKAEDANTLRPGDVIEVTINDVGKKGDGVGKYMDYLIIVPGTTRGTRTNVKITNISAKTAFGQVTTEAVNH; encoded by the coding sequence ATGGAAGAGAACGATTATCTTGCAATGCTCGACAGAGCGAAATCCCAGCTTCCCGACCAGATCGAGCAACACGAGAGGTTCGAACTTCCCGAGCTCGACATCATCCAGGAAGGGAAGATCACCATTTTCAAGAACTTCATCGACGTGACCGACAAGCTCAGAAGGGATCCGCAGCACCTCCTCCAGTATCTGCTGAAGGAACTCGGTACCCCCGGTAACCTCGAGGGCCGCAGGGTCGTGTTCAAGGCCAAGATCAGTACGTCCCACATCGACGAGAAGATCAAGGACTACACCGAGACCTATGTCATCTGCTCCGAGTGCGGCAGGCCCGACACCCATATAGAGAAAGAGGACAGGACGTTCATCCTCGTCTGCGAGGCATGCGGTGCCCGCAGACCCATAATGGTCAGGAAGGCCGCCAAAGCCGAGGATGCCAACACCCTCCGCCCCGGAGACGTCATCGAAGTGACCATCAACGACGTCGGAAAGAAAGGTGACGGAGTAGGGAAGTACATGGACTATCTGATCATCGTCCCGGGGACCACCAGAGGCACCAGGACCAACGTCAAGATCACCAACATCTCGGCGAAGACCGCCTTCGGGCAGGTCACCACCGAGGCCGTGAACCACTGA
- the pyrG gene encoding glutamine hydrolyzing CTP synthase yields the protein MKLIFVSGGVISGLGKGITASSIGRLLKSRGINVTSIKIDPYLNIDAGTMNPFEHGEVYVLDDGGEVDLDLGNYERFMDLHLGMDNNITTGKVYRTVIENERRGEYLGKTVQIIPHITNEIKRRITAVARQSGADVAIVELGGTVGDIESMPFLEAARQLGRDLGREENVMFIHTTLIPIMGSVGEEKSKPTQHSVRDLMSVGIKPDIIVGRCSRELSESAKAKIAMFCDVDENAVISCPDARSIYEVPLILERQGVADLIIDRMKLAPMTTGRHMEKWERFLDNIVNPSSEVTIALVGKYTALADSYLSQLEALTHAGAERCCHVGIKFVDSDTLLHGDPGDILGDVDGILVPGGFGVRGVEGKIAAARYARENGVPFLGVCLGFQIATIEIARDVLGLEGADSTEFEPGTKHPVIFIMPEQAGVTQMGGTMRLGAQTVLVEKGSKAEALYGADRISERHRHRYEVNPGYIDRFEEAGWKFTGRSEDGTKMEIGELEGHPYFVASQFHPEFKSRPMKPSPLHQGLVDAAMAYRKDRGQ from the coding sequence ATGAAATTGATTTTCGTCAGCGGAGGAGTAATATCCGGATTGGGAAAGGGGATCACCGCATCTTCCATAGGGCGTCTTCTCAAGTCGAGAGGCATCAACGTGACATCCATCAAGATCGACCCCTACCTCAACATCGACGCAGGGACCATGAACCCGTTCGAACACGGGGAGGTGTATGTCCTGGACGACGGCGGGGAAGTGGATCTCGACCTCGGGAACTACGAGAGGTTCATGGACCTCCATCTTGGAATGGACAACAACATCACCACGGGGAAGGTCTACAGGACCGTCATCGAGAACGAGAGGAGGGGGGAGTATCTCGGGAAGACCGTCCAGATAATCCCCCACATCACGAATGAGATAAAGAGGAGGATAACGGCGGTCGCCAGACAGTCCGGGGCGGACGTGGCCATTGTGGAACTGGGAGGGACCGTGGGGGACATCGAATCCATGCCCTTCCTGGAGGCTGCGAGACAGCTCGGGAGGGACCTCGGAAGAGAGGAGAACGTCATGTTCATCCATACGACCCTCATCCCCATCATGGGATCCGTAGGGGAGGAGAAGAGCAAACCCACCCAGCATTCCGTAAGGGACCTCATGTCCGTCGGGATAAAACCCGACATCATCGTCGGCAGGTGCTCCAGGGAACTCAGCGAATCCGCCAAGGCCAAGATAGCCATGTTCTGCGACGTGGACGAGAATGCCGTGATCTCGTGTCCCGATGCACGCTCCATCTACGAGGTGCCCCTCATACTGGAGAGACAGGGGGTCGCCGACCTCATCATCGACAGGATGAAGCTCGCCCCCATGACGACCGGCAGGCACATGGAGAAATGGGAGAGGTTCCTGGACAACATAGTGAACCCGTCCTCCGAGGTCACCATTGCCCTCGTAGGCAAATATACCGCCCTGGCGGACTCTTACCTGAGCCAGCTGGAGGCCCTCACCCACGCCGGTGCCGAGAGGTGCTGCCATGTGGGGATAAAGTTCGTGGACAGCGATACGCTGTTGCACGGCGACCCCGGGGACATCCTCGGGGATGTGGACGGAATACTCGTCCCCGGAGGGTTCGGCGTCAGAGGCGTCGAGGGTAAGATCGCGGCCGCCAGATACGCAAGGGAGAACGGGGTGCCGTTCCTCGGGGTGTGCCTCGGATTCCAGATAGCCACCATAGAGATCGCCAGGGACGTCCTCGGCCTCGAGGGCGCCGACTCCACCGAGTTCGAACCCGGCACCAAGCACCCGGTCATCTTCATCATGCCCGAACAGGCCGGAGTCACCCAGATGGGCGGCACCATGAGACTCGGCGCCCAGACCGTCCTGGTGGAGAAGGGTTCGAAGGCGGAAGCCCTCTATGGGGCGGACAGGATATCCGAGAGGCACAGGCACAGATACGAGGTGAACCCGGGATACATCGACCGGTTCGAGGAAGCGGGATGGAAGTTCACCGGACGCTCCGAGGACGGGACCAAGATGGAGATCGGGGAATTGGAGGGACACCCATACTTCGTGGCCTCCCAGTTCCACCCCGAATTCAAATCCCGCCCCATGAAACCGTCCCCGCTCCATCAGGGACTGGTAGACGCGGCCATGGCATACAGGAAAGACCGCGGCCAGTAA
- a CDS encoding 30S ribosomal protein S12 — MGNGLFTARKMQADRQKFRWLDRGYKKRVLKLREKSDPLEGSAQGRGIVLEKVGIEAKQPNSAIRKCVKVQLIKNGRQITAFAVGDGAINFIDEHDEVLVEGIGGRMGRSYGDIPGVRYKVIKVNNVSLDEMVRGRVQKPTR, encoded by the coding sequence ATGGGAAACGGTCTATTCACTGCAAGAAAAATGCAGGCAGACAGGCAGAAGTTCCGCTGGCTAGACAGGGGATACAAGAAGAGGGTACTGAAGCTGAGGGAGAAGTCCGATCCTCTCGAGGGATCCGCACAGGGACGCGGCATCGTTCTGGAGAAAGTCGGAATCGAGGCAAAGCAGCCCAACTCCGCTATCCGTAAGTGCGTCAAGGTCCAGCTTATCAAGAACGGACGTCAGATCACCGCATTCGCCGTCGGAGACGGAGCCATCAACTTCATCGACGAGCACGACGAGGTCCTCGTAGAGGGTATCGGCGGAAGGATGGGAAGGTCTTACGGAGATATCCCCGGAGTCCGTTACAAGGTCATCAAGGTCAACAACGTCTCCCTCGACGAGATGGTAAGGGGCAGGGTCCAGAAGCCCACCAGATGA
- a CDS encoding 30S ribosomal protein S7 gives MADEEVQTQEQVAVAAPAEEKTKMVAPKAPVFGKYDTTEIVINDAGLAKYIDLNSTSVPHSGGKHANKWFGKSNLSIVERLINNIMRTEKYTGKKLKAYKAVSDAFDIIAAKTKKNPVQVLVEALENAAPREEVTRLQFGGISVPKAVDISPQRRLDIALRNVSSGVVAASAKNKKTIQDCLADEIMLAAKGDMTSFAVAKKEETERVAQSAR, from the coding sequence ATGGCAGACGAAGAAGTTCAGACTCAGGAGCAGGTCGCAGTCGCCGCACCTGCCGAGGAGAAAACCAAGATGGTCGCCCCCAAGGCACCCGTCTTCGGCAAATACGACACGACCGAGATCGTCATCAACGACGCCGGTCTTGCAAAGTACATCGACCTCAACTCCACCAGCGTCCCCCACTCCGGCGGGAAGCACGCCAACAAATGGTTCGGAAAGTCCAACCTCAGCATCGTGGAGAGGCTGATCAACAACATCATGAGGACCGAGAAATACACCGGAAAGAAACTGAAGGCATACAAGGCCGTTTCCGATGCATTCGACATCATCGCCGCGAAGACCAAGAAGAACCCTGTACAGGTCCTCGTGGAGGCCCTCGAGAACGCAGCACCCCGTGAGGAGGTCACCAGGCTGCAGTTCGGAGGAATCTCCGTCCCCAAGGCCGTCGACATCTCCCCCCAGAGGAGGCTCGACATCGCCCTCAGGAATGTCAGCAGCGGAGTCGTCGCTGCATCTGCAAAGAACAAGAAAACTATTCAGGACTGCCTGGCCGACGAGATCATGCTCGCAGCCAAAGGAGACATGACCTCCTTCGCCGTAGCGAAGAAAGAGGAGACCGAGAGGGTCGCCCAGTCCGCCAGGTGA
- a CDS encoding elongation factor EF-2: MGRKEENVKYATTIMKTPEFVRNIGTAAHIDHGKTTFSDNLIAGAGMMSEDLAGKQCVLDFDEQEAARGITINAASASMVHHFEGKSYLINLIDTPGHVDFGGDVTRAMRALDGVFILCCAVEGIMPQTETVIRQALKERVKPMLFINKVDRMIVEQQVTKEMMIERFSKLIATFNEKIKANLPAPLNKEWQVSIQDGTVAFGSAYNNWAISAPFMKKSGISFSDIFDYCSKEGGQKELAHKSPLHEVALEMAIRHIQPPTLAQKVRIPIIWKGDLESKVGKELMNCDASGDVVLMVTKIIMDKHAGEVAVGRLFSGTIQKGQTLYVAGQPAPQRVQTVALMVGADRIAIDDAKAGNIVAVTGLKDAIAGSTVSSMIDMEPFEKMAHYSEPVVTEAIEAKDTKDLPKLVEVLRTVGKADPSLAIEINNETGEHLIAGMGELHLEITVYRIENEQGIPIVVSPPIVVYRECVKGKNAGFEGRSPNKHNKFTFVVSRLEQGIIDAIHKGEIDPDAKIKDPKALAKQLQDLGMTDAMEAKGVVKFKNDNVLIDYTKGIQYLHETMELIADAFDEAMTKGPLAAEKVSGLKVVLMDAKLHEDTIHRGPAQIIPAVRDGIYGAMCQAGRVLLEPMQHVFISVPPDFTGNVISLITQRRGTILEMGQDGADSTVSAKCPVADMFGFTSDIRGATQGRALWSTENAGFEEMFPDLQEKVVGEIRTRKGLNPQPYDANYYSGL, encoded by the coding sequence ATGGGACGTAAAGAAGAGAATGTCAAATACGCGACGACCATTATGAAGACTCCCGAGTTCGTAAGGAACATCGGGACCGCCGCGCATATCGATCACGGAAAGACCACTTTCTCCGATAACCTGATCGCAGGAGCAGGAATGATGTCGGAGGACCTCGCTGGAAAGCAGTGTGTTCTGGACTTCGATGAGCAGGAGGCCGCAAGGGGAATCACCATCAACGCGGCATCCGCGTCCATGGTCCACCACTTCGAGGGAAAGTCCTACCTCATCAACCTTATCGACACCCCCGGTCACGTCGACTTCGGTGGGGACGTCACCAGGGCCATGAGGGCTCTGGACGGAGTGTTCATCCTCTGCTGCGCCGTCGAGGGTATCATGCCTCAGACCGAGACCGTCATCAGGCAGGCGCTCAAAGAGCGTGTCAAGCCCATGCTGTTCATCAACAAGGTGGACAGGATGATCGTCGAGCAGCAGGTCACCAAGGAGATGATGATCGAGCGCTTCTCCAAGCTCATCGCCACCTTCAACGAGAAGATCAAGGCCAACCTGCCCGCACCTCTCAACAAGGAGTGGCAGGTCAGCATCCAGGACGGAACCGTCGCTTTCGGATCCGCCTACAACAACTGGGCCATCTCCGCCCCGTTCATGAAGAAGTCCGGGATCTCCTTCTCCGACATCTTCGACTACTGCAGCAAGGAAGGAGGACAGAAGGAGCTCGCACACAAGTCGCCCCTGCACGAGGTGGCCCTCGAGATGGCCATCAGGCACATCCAGCCTCCGACCCTCGCACAGAAGGTCCGTATCCCCATCATCTGGAAGGGAGACCTCGAGTCCAAGGTCGGAAAGGAGCTCATGAACTGCGACGCATCCGGAGACGTCGTCCTGATGGTCACCAAAATCATCATGGACAAGCACGCCGGAGAGGTCGCCGTCGGAAGGCTGTTCTCCGGAACCATCCAGAAGGGTCAGACCCTGTATGTCGCCGGACAGCCCGCTCCCCAGAGGGTCCAGACCGTCGCACTCATGGTCGGGGCCGACAGGATCGCCATCGATGACGCCAAGGCCGGAAACATCGTCGCAGTCACCGGACTGAAGGACGCCATCGCCGGATCCACCGTCTCCAGCATGATCGACATGGAGCCCTTCGAGAAGATGGCCCACTACTCCGAGCCCGTCGTCACCGAGGCCATCGAGGCCAAGGACACCAAGGACCTGCCCAAGCTGGTCGAGGTCCTCAGGACCGTCGGAAAAGCGGACCCGTCCCTTGCCATCGAGATCAACAACGAGACCGGAGAGCACCTCATCGCAGGAATGGGAGAGCTCCACCTGGAGATCACCGTCTACCGTATCGAGAACGAGCAGGGAATCCCCATCGTGGTCTCCCCGCCCATCGTCGTGTACAGGGAGTGCGTGAAGGGCAAGAACGCCGGCTTCGAGGGAAGGTCTCCCAACAAGCACAACAAGTTCACCTTCGTCGTTTCCAGGCTCGAGCAGGGAATCATCGACGCCATCCACAAGGGAGAGATCGACCCCGATGCGAAGATCAAGGACCCGAAGGCCCTTGCCAAGCAGCTTCAGGACCTCGGAATGACCGATGCCATGGAGGCAAAGGGAGTTGTCAAGTTCAAGAACGACAACGTCCTCATCGACTACACCAAGGGAATCCAGTACCTGCATGAGACCATGGAGCTCATCGCCGATGCATTTGACGAGGCCATGACCAAGGGACCCCTCGCCGCAGAGAAGGTCTCCGGTCTGAAGGTCGTCCTCATGGATGCAAAGCTCCATGAGGATACCATCCACAGAGGGCCCGCACAGATCATCCCTGCCGTCAGGGACGGTATCTACGGTGCCATGTGCCAGGCCGGCAGGGTTCTGCTCGAGCCTATGCAGCACGTCTTCATCAGCGTGCCTCCTGACTTCACCGGAAACGTCATCAGTCTGATCACCCAGCGCCGCGGAACCATCCTCGAGATGGGACAGGACGGAGCCGACTCCACCGTCAGCGCCAAGTGCCCCGTCGCCGACATGTTCGGATTCACCTCCGACATCCGCGGTGCCACTCAGGGAAGGGCTCTCTGGTCGACCGAGAATGCGGGATTCGAGGAGATGTTCCCCGATCTGCAGGAGAAGGTCGTCGGAGAGATCAGGACCAGAAAGGGCCTGAACCCCCAGCCTTACGATGCGAACTACTACTCCGGACTATAA